Within the Pseudomonas mendocina genome, the region CGTCACTTCCAACGGCAGCTCAGGTCCACGCATGGCCAACAGATAGCGCGCACGCTGCGACGGGGTTTTCAGGACCTGATAAGCCTCGTTGAGGCAAGCCGAGCGCTCCAGCGCCAGGCGCTGCTCACGCTCGCCGGCGTCGGCGAAGCGATCAGGATGAACCTGGCGCGCCAGCTCGCGATAACGCGCAGCCAGTTGATCCAGATCCAGGCGGAAGCTCGGCTGCAGGTCGAACAGGGCAAAATGGCAGGGATTACCCATTCAGGGCCTCAAACATTGAAGCTTTCGCCGCAACCGCATTCGCCGCGCACGTTAGGGTTGTTGAACTTGAAGCCCTCGTTGAGGCCTTCCTTGACGAAGTCCAGCTCAGTGCCATCGAGATAGACCAGGCTCTTGGGATCGATGATCACCTTGACGCCATGACTCTCGAACACCTGATCCTCCGCCGCCAGTTCATCGACGAACTCGAGCACGTAGGCCAGGCCGGAACAACCGGTAGTACGCACACCGAGGCGAATGCCCTCGCCCTTGCCGCGCCCCTCGAGAGAGCGCTGCACGTGGCGGGCAGCTGCTTCAGACATGGTGATGGCCATTGCAAACCTCGTATCAGAGCAAGCCTTTCTTCTGCTTGTAATCGCGCACAGCCGCCTTGATGGCGTCCTCGGCAAGTACGGAGCAGTGAATTTTCACTGGCGGCAGTGCCAGTTCTTCGGCGAGCTGGGTGTTCTTGATGCTTTCGGCCTCATCGAGGGTCTTGCCCTTCATCCACTCGGTAGCGAGGGAGCTGGAGGCGATGGCCGAACCGCAGCCGTAGGTCTTGAACTTGGCGTCTTCGATCACGCCGCTTTCGCTGACCTTGATCTGCAAACGCATCACGTCGCCGCAGGCCGGCGCACCGACCATGCCGGTACCGACATCGGGATCTTCGGCGTTCAGCTTGCCGACGTTACGCGGGTTTTCGTAGTGGTCGATGACCTTGTCACTGTAAGCCATGCTGTACTTCCTCTCTCATCAGGTGCCGCTCTTCAGGCAGCTATCAGTGTGCTGCCCATTCCACGGAGGAAAGGTCGACACCTTCTTTGAACATATCCCACAGGGGCGACAACTCGCGCAGCTTGTCCACGGCTTCGCGGACCTTGGCAGCGGCGTAGTCGACCTCTTCTTCGGTGGTGAAGCGGCCGAAGGTGAAACGAATCGAGCTGTGCGCCAGTTCATCGTTGCGGCCAAGGGCGCGCAGCACGTAGGACGGCTCCAGCGAAGCCGAGGTGCAAGCCGAACCGGACGATACGGCAAGGTCCTTGAGCGCCATGATCAGCGACTCACCCTCGACGTAGTTGAAACTCAGGTTGAGGTTGTGCGGTACACGAGCAGACAGACTGCCGTTGACGTACAGCTCTTCCATGTTCTCCAACTGACGATAGAAACGATCACGCAGGGCGGTAATACGCTGGTTCTCTGCTGCCATTTCTTCCTTGGCGATACGGAAGGCCTCGCCCATGCCGACGCACTGGTGAGTGGCCAGGGTGCCCGAACGCATGCCGCGCTCGTGGCCACCGCCGTGGGTCTGCGCTTCCAGGCGCACACGCGGTTTGCGACGCACGTAAAGAGCGCCAACACCCTTGGGGCCATAAGTCTTGTGCGCGGAGAAGGACATCAGATCGACCTTCATCTTCTCCAGATCAATCTCCACCTTGCCGGTGGACTGCGCCGCATCGACATGCAGCAGCACACCGCGAGAGCGGGTCAGCTCGCCGATGGCAGCGATGTCGTTGATGGTGCCGATTTCGTTGTTGACGTGCATGACCGAAACCAGGGTGGTGTCGTCACGCAGCGCCGCTTCGACCATGGCCGGTGTGATCAGGCCATCTTCGCCCGGCTCCAGATAGGTCACTTCGAAACCTTCACGCTCGAGCTGACGAGTGGTGTCCAGCACCGCCTTGTGCTCGATCTTGGAGGTGATGATGTGCTTGCCCTTGCTGGCATAGAAGTGCGCCACGCCCTTGATCGCCAGGTTGTCGGACTCGGTGGCACCACTGGTCCAGACAATCTCGCGCGGATCGGCATTGACCAGCTCGGCGACCTGGCGGCGAGCATTCTCCACGGCCTCTTCGGCTTTCCAGCCGAACACGTGGGAGCGCGACGCCGGGTTGCCGAAGTTACCGTCGACCAGCAGGCATTCGCTCATCTTCTGCGCGACACGCGGATCGACCGGCGTAGTGGCGGAGTAATCGAGGTAAATGGGCAATCTCATTGGGTTTCTCCTATCAGGCAAACGCCCTGCTCACTCGATGGCAGACGCTTCAATCTTATCCAAATGCGGCGTAGTGCTTCTGCCGGAGCAGCGACGCTGATCCTGGCGCAACGCGACCTCTTGAACCTCGCGGCGCACGACCAGATCAGCCAGACTGATGCCACTGAGGAACTCATGAATTTGCTGACTGAGATCGCACCACAGGTGATGGGTCAGGCAGGTATCGCCAGAGTGGCAGTCACCCTGCCCCTGGCAGCGCGTGGCATCAACGGACTCATTGACCGCGTCGATCACCTGAGCCACCTGAATGCCGCGCATGTCCCGCGACAGCTGGTAGCCGCCGCCCGGCCCACGCACACTGGAAACCAGGTTTCCACGACGCAGCTTGGCGAACAGTTGCTCGAGATAGGACAGGGAAATGCCCTGCCGCTCGGAAATATCGGCCAGGGAAACGGGGCCATGCTGCGCATGCAGCGCCAGATCGAGCATGGCGGTAACGGCGTAACGGCCTTTGGTGGTCAGTCGCATGGCTCTACCACGAATCACTGAATTGCGGCGAAGTATGCGATTCCCGAGTATTTAAGTCAACTATAAGACCTATTGATTTACTCGGGATTGACCGCAAAAAGAGGCGGCATGATAGCAAACACCGCCTCTGCATGCATCAGGCCGCGGGCTTGTCGCCCTGCTGCTGATCCTTGCACACGTCAGCGAAGTCCTCATCGCGCAGGGTCGGCAGATCCTTCGCGCAATAGTCGCTGCCCAACGCCGTCAGCGCCTTGCACATGCCCTCCAGGCGCCCATCGACCGCATGCAGGTGATCGAGCAGCTGGCCGATGGCCCGTGCGACCGGGTCCGGCATGTCCTGGCCCACGCCATAGGCATCGAAGCCAATCTTCTCGGCCATGGCCTGGCGTTTGGCTTCCTGCTCGTCATCGGACTTGACGATGATCTTGCCGGGAATACCGACCGCGGTCGCGCCCGCCGGCACCGCCTTGGTCACCACGGCATTGGAGCCAATCTTGGCGCCGGCACCAACAGTGAACGGTCCCAGCACCTTGGCCCCGGCACCGACCACGACCCCATCCTCAAGCGTCGGATGTCGCTTGCCCTTGTTCCAGCTAGTGCCACCAAGGGTCACACCCTGATAGAGCGTCACGTCGTTACCGATCTCGGCAGTCTCACCAATGACGATACCCATGCCGTGATCAATGAAGAAACGCCGCCCGATCTTCGCCCCCGGATGAATCTCGATACCCGTCATCCAGCGCCCGAAATTGGACACCACTCGCGCCGGCCACTTCCAGCCCGAACGCCACAGCGCATGGGCCACACGATGCAGCCAGGTGGCATGCAGCCCCGGGTAGCAGGTCACCACCTCGAAGGCATTACGCGCCGCCGGATCACGGTGAAAAACGCTCTGGATATCTTCTCGCATGCGTTCAAACATCAGACTTCCCCTGCTTGTGAGGCTCTCCGCGCACGGCCTTCTCTGTCTCTGTAAGGATGCCGCGCAGGATATTCATTTCCAGCTTGCTCACCGCACTGCGCCCATAAAGACGGCGCAGGCGAGTCATCAGGTGCCGCGGCTTCTGCGGATCGAGAAAACCGATCATCACCAGCACGCGACGCAAATGGCCGTAGAAAGACTCAAGCTCATCCGCCGTCGCCGCCTGGGAGTTGAGCATCGCCGTGGTTTCCAGC harbors:
- the hscB gene encoding co-chaperone HscB, producing the protein MGNPCHFALFDLQPSFRLDLDQLAARYRELARQVHPDRFADAGEREQRLALERSACLNEAYQVLKTPSQRARYLLAMRGPELPLEVTVQDPDFLLQQMQLREELEELQDDADLAGVAAFKRRLKAAQEQLNEGFAGCWDDEARREEAERLMRRMQFLDKLSHEVRQLEERLDD
- the iscA gene encoding iron-sulfur cluster assembly protein IscA, which codes for MAITMSEAAARHVQRSLEGRGKGEGIRLGVRTTGCSGLAYVLEFVDELAAEDQVFESHGVKVIIDPKSLVYLDGTELDFVKEGLNEGFKFNNPNVRGECGCGESFNV
- the iscU gene encoding Fe-S cluster assembly scaffold IscU; translation: MAYSDKVIDHYENPRNVGKLNAEDPDVGTGMVGAPACGDVMRLQIKVSESGVIEDAKFKTYGCGSAIASSSLATEWMKGKTLDEAESIKNTQLAEELALPPVKIHCSVLAEDAIKAAVRDYKQKKGLL
- a CDS encoding IscS subfamily cysteine desulfurase, translated to MRLPIYLDYSATTPVDPRVAQKMSECLLVDGNFGNPASRSHVFGWKAEEAVENARRQVAELVNADPREIVWTSGATESDNLAIKGVAHFYASKGKHIITSKIEHKAVLDTTRQLEREGFEVTYLEPGEDGLITPAMVEAALRDDTTLVSVMHVNNEIGTINDIAAIGELTRSRGVLLHVDAAQSTGKVEIDLEKMKVDLMSFSAHKTYGPKGVGALYVRRKPRVRLEAQTHGGGHERGMRSGTLATHQCVGMGEAFRIAKEEMAAENQRITALRDRFYRQLENMEELYVNGSLSARVPHNLNLSFNYVEGESLIMALKDLAVSSGSACTSASLEPSYVLRALGRNDELAHSSIRFTFGRFTTEEEVDYAAAKVREAVDKLRELSPLWDMFKEGVDLSSVEWAAH
- the iscR gene encoding Fe-S cluster assembly transcriptional regulator IscR; this encodes MRLTTKGRYAVTAMLDLALHAQHGPVSLADISERQGISLSYLEQLFAKLRRGNLVSSVRGPGGGYQLSRDMRGIQVAQVIDAVNESVDATRCQGQGDCHSGDTCLTHHLWCDLSQQIHEFLSGISLADLVVRREVQEVALRQDQRRCSGRSTTPHLDKIEASAIE
- the cysE gene encoding serine O-acetyltransferase, producing the protein MFERMREDIQSVFHRDPAARNAFEVVTCYPGLHATWLHRVAHALWRSGWKWPARVVSNFGRWMTGIEIHPGAKIGRRFFIDHGMGIVIGETAEIGNDVTLYQGVTLGGTSWNKGKRHPTLEDGVVVGAGAKVLGPFTVGAGAKIGSNAVVTKAVPAGATAVGIPGKIIVKSDDEQEAKRQAMAEKIGFDAYGVGQDMPDPVARAIGQLLDHLHAVDGRLEGMCKALTALGSDYCAKDLPTLRDEDFADVCKDQQQGDKPAA